In one window of Deinococcus sonorensis KR-87 DNA:
- a CDS encoding DUF2156 domain-containing protein, with amino-acid sequence MLPGVSSAVSPPPSCTRIQLGTLLTWHARYGRNPSSLVGLDGATHALTVPGVPGGLAVQYVGRVVLTTGDPLAPPEHWPALYGALLTWCQERRLLACAGPVGAEFAAVARTLGQQAVRLGSAPYLHLHDWPPRGDAGAAVRNAVNRAGRDGVQFKPCVPAAQTSAWADEVRQLARRWLSARRAPFAMHWVFDLRPLEHQALKQYVEARQHGRLVALIAASPLPARDGWYLEDIIRTPDAPASVGTALVAHTLTLLRDQGATLATLGAVPLSRQRGWNALPPGQLERLAYRARPLFSRLYAFDGLETFKRRFRPSHWEDEYLVLPPGPLAPWRVGLAVLRMVLRGH; translated from the coding sequence ATGCTGCCCGGGGTATCTTCCGCCGTTTCTCCACCTCCCTCGTGCACCCGCATCCAGCTGGGCACCCTGCTGACCTGGCACGCCCGGTACGGCCGCAACCCGTCCAGCCTGGTGGGGCTGGACGGCGCGACACATGCCCTGACGGTGCCGGGCGTCCCGGGTGGGCTGGCCGTTCAGTACGTTGGCCGAGTCGTGCTGACCACCGGCGACCCGCTGGCCCCGCCGGAACACTGGCCAGCCCTGTACGGCGCTTTGCTGACGTGGTGTCAGGAGCGCCGCCTGCTCGCCTGTGCTGGGCCGGTGGGCGCCGAGTTCGCTGCGGTGGCCCGCACCCTGGGGCAGCAGGCGGTCCGGCTGGGCAGCGCGCCGTACCTGCATCTGCATGATTGGCCGCCGCGTGGCGACGCTGGCGCGGCCGTCCGGAACGCCGTCAACCGGGCAGGACGGGACGGGGTGCAGTTCAAGCCGTGTGTTCCCGCCGCCCAAACGTCAGCCTGGGCCGACGAGGTGCGGCAGTTGGCCCGCCGCTGGCTGTCGGCCCGGCGAGCTCCGTTCGCGATGCACTGGGTGTTCGACCTGCGCCCGCTGGAACATCAGGCGCTCAAGCAGTACGTGGAGGCCCGGCAGCACGGGCGGCTGGTCGCCCTGATCGCGGCGAGTCCGTTGCCGGCCCGGGACGGCTGGTATCTGGAGGACATCATCCGCACGCCGGACGCGCCGGCGTCTGTGGGCACCGCGCTGGTGGCCCACACCCTGACCCTGCTGCGGGACCAGGGCGCCACCCTGGCCACCCTGGGGGCGGTCCCGCTCTCCAGGCAGCGCGGGTGGAACGCGCTGCCGCCGGGTCAGTTGGAGCGGCTGGCCTACCGCGCCCGGCCACTGTTCTCGCGGTTATACGCCTTTGACGGCCTGGAGACGTTCAAACGGCGGTTCCGGCCATCGCACTGGGAGGACGAATACCTGGTGCTTCCGCCCGGCCCGCTGGCGCCCTGGCGGGTGGGTCTGGCGGTCCTGCGGATGGTGCTGCGCGGGCATTGA
- a CDS encoding response regulator transcription factor produces the protein MIRVCLTDDQTLVRQGLHSMLDLAEDLEVVAEAEDGLMAVDLVTQLQPDVLLLDIRMPRLDGLGTLRQLSALGRLPPTLILTTFDDDELMMEAVQAGAKGYLLKDASIQQLLQAIRTVASGGRWLQPVASGGPLRGLSGLRSRAEPPLHAVALSVREAEVLRLIAGGYSNREIAGALATTEGTVKSYVSNVLGKLQSRDRTHAVLRALELGLL, from the coding sequence ATGATCCGGGTCTGCCTGACCGACGATCAGACGCTGGTGCGCCAGGGCCTGCACAGCATGCTGGACCTCGCTGAGGATCTGGAGGTGGTGGCGGAGGCCGAGGACGGCCTGATGGCGGTGGACCTGGTCACGCAGCTGCAGCCGGACGTGCTGCTGCTGGACATCCGGATGCCGCGTCTGGACGGGCTCGGCACGCTCCGGCAGCTGTCGGCGCTCGGGCGGCTGCCGCCCACCCTGATCCTGACCACCTTCGACGACGACGAGCTGATGATGGAAGCGGTGCAGGCGGGCGCCAAAGGGTACCTGCTCAAGGACGCCTCCATTCAGCAGCTGCTCCAGGCGATCCGCACGGTGGCGTCCGGAGGGCGCTGGCTGCAGCCGGTGGCGAGTGGCGGCCCGCTGCGCGGCCTGTCGGGTCTGAGGAGCCGGGCGGAGCCTCCGCTGCACGCCGTGGCCTTGAGCGTCCGCGAGGCCGAGGTGCTGCGCCTCATCGCCGGGGGGTACAGCAACCGGGAGATTGCGGGGGCGCTGGCCACCACGGAGGGCACCGTCAAAAGCTATGTCAGCAATGTGCTGGGCAAGCTGCAGTCGCGCGACCGGACCCATGCTGTGTTGAGGGCGCTGGAACTCGGTCTGCTGTAA
- a CDS encoding sensor histidine kinase, whose amino-acid sequence MPGPLTPFGELRPALRGAGLATWIAVSAHAILALPAKPGRLTSGEVLPFGLCLLGFGLVFWIATAASGDRRPLPVKLGLCAVEALLGLSANQIFNGNSLLSGLLLVTAVHVGALVPLRWALAWVGVQTLGLFTVLGLNWPLFDAVSYTTGYLCFQVFAVLSAQVAVREVRARQQLARVVEELNAARSLLAEAARDAERLRIARELHDLLGHHLTALTMNLQVADFSAQDVRTKTHLERASAIARLLLSDVREAVSSIRQGPPLDFRAELQRIQRLTDEVQVHAALPDDLSGLDPVRGHVLLRCVQEIITNAVRHGAARNVWLTFEQRPAGLWLHARDDGRGTGPRPLVHGCGLSGMRERLEGVGGALLLDGSEGPGFALQASLPLGVGQP is encoded by the coding sequence ATGCCCGGACCCCTGACTCCGTTCGGCGAATTGCGCCCGGCCCTGCGTGGCGCCGGGCTGGCCACCTGGATCGCGGTCAGTGCCCACGCCATCCTGGCGCTGCCCGCCAAGCCTGGACGGCTCACCTCAGGCGAGGTGCTGCCGTTCGGGCTGTGCCTGCTGGGCTTCGGCCTGGTGTTCTGGATCGCCACCGCCGCGAGCGGCGACCGTCGGCCGCTTCCGGTCAAGCTGGGGCTCTGCGCCGTTGAGGCGCTGCTGGGGCTGAGCGCCAACCAGATCTTCAACGGCAACAGCCTGCTGTCGGGCCTGCTGCTGGTCACGGCGGTGCATGTGGGCGCGCTGGTGCCGCTCCGCTGGGCGCTGGCCTGGGTGGGCGTCCAGACGCTGGGCCTGTTCACCGTCCTGGGACTGAACTGGCCGCTGTTCGACGCCGTGTCGTACACCACCGGCTACCTCTGTTTTCAGGTGTTCGCGGTGCTCAGCGCTCAGGTCGCGGTGCGCGAAGTGCGGGCCCGGCAGCAGCTGGCCCGGGTGGTGGAGGAACTGAATGCGGCGCGCTCGCTGCTGGCGGAGGCCGCCAGGGATGCCGAGCGGCTGCGGATCGCGCGCGAGCTCCACGACCTGCTGGGCCACCACCTGACCGCCCTCACCATGAACCTGCAGGTGGCCGACTTCAGCGCGCAGGACGTCCGGACGAAGACCCACCTGGAGCGGGCCAGCGCCATCGCGCGGCTGTTGCTCAGCGACGTGCGCGAGGCGGTCAGCAGCATCCGACAGGGGCCGCCGCTGGATTTTCGGGCCGAGCTGCAGCGCATTCAGCGGCTGACGGACGAGGTGCAGGTCCACGCGGCCCTGCCCGACGACCTGAGCGGCCTGGACCCGGTGCGCGGTCACGTGCTGCTGCGCTGCGTGCAGGAGATCATCACCAACGCGGTGCGGCACGGGGCAGCCCGCAATGTCTGGCTGACCTTCGAGCAGCGCCCCGCTGGCCTGTGGCTGCACGCCCGCGATGATGGCCGGGGCACCGGGCCACGCCCGCTGGTGCACGGCTGCGGCCTGAGCGGCATGCGCGAGCGGCTGGAAGGGGTGGGCGGCGCCCTGCTGCTGGACGGCAGCGAAGGTCCGGGATTCGCCCTGCAGGCCAGCCTCCCGCTGGGCGTTGGGCAGCCATGA
- a CDS encoding phospholipase A2, whose protein sequence is MYKAALTTLLLGTLLLSACGQTPQPAPDAQSGETASALPTTTASQDDAAVFQQTLKDLRDAKARVAAGEAAPTDAQGQPLDLDALIRQYEAHLQSAQTRALEPNITAQSLYSQYFRTIVADDHFRANYSNWRRGFPGYNWSNDGCSGPANRTGYGDNFLWPCIQHDFGYRNNRLAGQHNESTRLFIDVAFLRHMNQLCSHYSWYAKPGCYAMANVFYNGVRFGGWSSFY, encoded by the coding sequence ATGTACAAAGCTGCCCTGACCACCCTGCTGCTCGGTACCCTGCTGCTCTCTGCCTGTGGACAGACGCCTCAGCCGGCCCCGGACGCCCAGAGCGGCGAGACGGCCTCGGCGCTGCCGACCACCACGGCAAGCCAGGACGATGCCGCTGTCTTCCAGCAGACCCTCAAGGATCTGAGGGACGCGAAGGCGCGGGTGGCGGCCGGAGAGGCGGCGCCCACCGACGCGCAGGGGCAGCCACTGGACCTGGACGCCCTAATCCGGCAGTACGAGGCGCACCTGCAGTCGGCCCAGACCCGCGCGCTGGAGCCGAACATCACCGCCCAGAGCCTGTACAGCCAGTACTTCCGCACCATCGTCGCAGACGACCACTTCCGCGCCAACTACAGCAACTGGCGGCGCGGGTTCCCCGGCTACAACTGGAGCAACGACGGCTGCAGCGGCCCGGCCAATCGCACCGGCTACGGCGACAACTTCCTCTGGCCCTGCATCCAGCACGACTTCGGTTACCGCAACAACCGGCTGGCCGGCCAGCACAACGAGTCCACTCGGCTCTTCATTGACGTCGCGTTCCTGCGCCACATGAACCAGTTGTGCTCGCATTACAGCTGGTACGCCAAGCCCGGCTGCTACGCGATGGCCAACGTCTTCTACAACGGCGTGCGCTTCGGCGGCTGGTCGAGCTTCTACTGA
- a CDS encoding SulP family inorganic anion transporter, with the protein MTTVPSKSARFNVRQYRQEWLGNSRRDVLAGIVVALALIPEAIAFSIIAGVAPQVGLYASFIIAIVTAFIGGRPGMISAATGAMALLMIGLVKGHGLDYLFAATILTGLLQVLIGWARLARYLKFVPRSVMVGFVNALAILIFLAQLPQFAGANWQMYAMVAAGLAIIYLLPRVFRAVPSALVAIVALTVVSLLTHADVRTVGDIGTLPTALPPFHLPRVPLTLETLGIIFPVALTLSVVGLLESLLTAQLIDERTDTTSDKNTESRGQGVANVITGLFGGMAGCAMIGQSMINVTNGGRGRLSTFVAGLGLLILILVLQPLLVQIPMAALVAVMIVVSVSTFDWHSLRTLRVYPKGESVVMLSTVGVTVASHNLSLGVLVGVVLSALMFARKVSQLSEVTVQDAPDGTRTYRVSGQLFFVSTHDFLRHFDFGHPARRVVIELTHAHFWDGSAVAALDKVMLKYRRLGTVATLEGLNEASATLITRLATHDQPGTPDAGH; encoded by the coding sequence ATGACCACTGTTCCGTCCAAATCCGCCCGCTTCAACGTCCGCCAGTACCGTCAGGAATGGCTGGGCAACTCCCGCAGGGACGTGCTGGCCGGCATCGTGGTGGCGCTGGCCCTGATTCCGGAAGCCATCGCCTTCTCGATCATCGCGGGGGTCGCCCCGCAGGTGGGCCTGTACGCCTCCTTCATCATCGCCATCGTCACGGCGTTTATCGGCGGGCGACCCGGCATGATCAGCGCGGCCACCGGCGCCATGGCGCTGCTGATGATCGGACTGGTCAAGGGCCACGGCCTGGACTACCTGTTCGCCGCCACCATCCTGACCGGCCTGCTCCAGGTGCTGATCGGCTGGGCGCGGCTGGCCCGATACCTGAAATTTGTGCCGCGCAGCGTGATGGTGGGCTTCGTGAACGCGCTGGCGATCCTGATCTTTCTGGCCCAGCTGCCGCAGTTCGCGGGTGCGAACTGGCAGATGTACGCGATGGTCGCGGCGGGGCTGGCGATCATTTACCTGCTGCCCCGGGTGTTCCGGGCGGTGCCAAGCGCCCTGGTGGCCATCGTGGCGCTGACGGTGGTGTCTTTGCTGACCCACGCGGACGTGCGGACCGTTGGGGACATCGGCACGCTGCCCACCGCCCTGCCGCCGTTTCACCTGCCGAGGGTGCCGCTGACGCTGGAGACGCTGGGCATCATCTTCCCGGTGGCGCTGACGCTCTCGGTGGTGGGACTGTTGGAGAGCCTGCTGACCGCCCAGCTGATCGATGAGCGCACCGACACCACCAGCGACAAGAACACCGAGTCGCGCGGGCAGGGGGTGGCCAACGTCATCACCGGGCTGTTCGGTGGGATGGCCGGCTGCGCCATGATCGGCCAGAGCATGATCAACGTCACCAACGGCGGGCGCGGGCGCCTCTCCACCTTCGTGGCGGGCCTGGGCCTGCTGATCCTGATTCTGGTGCTGCAGCCGCTGCTGGTGCAGATTCCCATGGCGGCCCTGGTGGCGGTGATGATCGTGGTGAGCGTCAGCACCTTCGACTGGCACAGCCTGCGGACCCTGCGGGTGTATCCGAAGGGCGAGAGTGTCGTGATGCTCTCCACGGTGGGCGTGACGGTCGCCAGCCACAACCTGTCGCTGGGTGTGCTGGTGGGTGTGGTCCTGAGCGCCCTGATGTTTGCCCGCAAGGTGTCACAGCTGTCGGAGGTGACGGTGCAGGACGCGCCGGACGGCACCCGGACCTACCGGGTGAGTGGGCAACTGTTCTTCGTCAGCACCCACGACTTTCTGCGGCACTTCGACTTCGGCCATCCGGCGCGCCGGGTGGTCATCGAGCTGACGCACGCCCACTTCTGGGACGGTTCGGCGGTCGCCGCCTTGGACAAGGTGATGCTGAAGTACCGGCGTCTGGGCACAGTGGCCACGCTGGAGGGGTTGAACGAGGCGTCCGCCACGCTGATCACGCGGCTGGCCACCCACGACCAGCCCGGCACACCGGACGCGGGTCACTAG
- a CDS encoding DNA repair protein — MTQRTKTKPEVAEGPDATVAQRALERLLQTALPDVTVAGQSPAQLSAALTRAQEVWGFGLRHLRHEVRAEDGGALALYADRTRIGSVLDGPEALATTYASMQALDERGLSSWAVLPEGHRFTMEAGSRQLRVLIEDGRDFESHWSPLSGGVHLRTGRQGQDLWVEVARPTSGRDLVQDAAWEVVERIKDRALRRELQRRAEERGILGAVLSARSGEIEAAMRQSPSLHFTVSAAVAHTTERSLDSWRQLQKDALAALTTAQAAQVDRLVGMLGGSGRPR, encoded by the coding sequence ATGACCCAACGAACCAAGACCAAACCCGAAGTGGCCGAGGGGCCGGACGCCACCGTCGCGCAGCGGGCGCTGGAGCGCCTGCTGCAGACCGCCCTGCCGGACGTGACCGTGGCCGGCCAGAGTCCGGCACAGCTCAGCGCGGCCCTCACCCGCGCGCAGGAGGTGTGGGGCTTCGGCCTGCGGCACCTGCGCCACGAGGTCCGCGCCGAGGACGGCGGGGCGCTGGCGCTCTACGCCGACCGCACCCGCATCGGCAGTGTGCTGGACGGCCCGGAGGCGCTCGCCACCACCTACGCCAGCATGCAGGCCCTGGACGAGCGCGGACTGAGCAGCTGGGCCGTGCTGCCGGAAGGCCACCGCTTCACGATGGAGGCCGGCAGCCGGCAGCTGCGGGTGCTGATTGAGGATGGCCGCGACTTCGAGAGCCACTGGTCCCCCCTGAGTGGGGGAGTGCACCTGCGCACCGGGCGTCAGGGCCAGGACCTGTGGGTGGAGGTGGCGCGCCCCACCTCCGGACGGGACCTGGTGCAGGACGCCGCCTGGGAAGTGGTGGAGCGCATCAAGGACCGGGCGCTGCGCCGTGAACTGCAGCGCCGCGCCGAGGAGCGCGGCATCCTGGGGGCGGTGCTGAGTGCCCGCAGCGGCGAGATTGAGGCGGCCATGCGGCAGTCGCCCAGCCTGCACTTCACCGTGAGCGCGGCCGTGGCGCACACCACCGAGCGCAGCCTGGACAGCTGGCGTCAGCTGCAGAAGGACGCCCTGGCGGCCCTCACCACAGCGCAGGCGGCCCAGGTGGACCGGCTGGTCGGGATGCTGGGCGGCAGCGGTCGCCCACGCTGA
- a CDS encoding ABC transporter substrate-binding protein has translation MKRLTRVTLALATALTLGQTLAVTRGGQLVYGRYADSLFLDPVLNDANLDIWILTNLYDTLLQPTNDGKSVQPGLASAYTVSADKKSMVLTLRPGIKFADGSAITAADVKWSLDRARNPDNGAWNGLLESIASISTQGNTVTLALKHPDPTLPSALATFNAAIMPQKLFNAAPGANDAAKAKAFAEKPVGSGPFVLSEWKRGSYMVMKRNPYYWKKGSDGKALPYLDSVRFEIIPDDNTRILKLQAGELQGAEFIPLSRVAELKSNPKLNMVLFPSTKVNDIIMNNRPKLNNGAPNPLGDVRVRQALNYAVNRDALIQLVTFGTGKVMKSFMSSATPLFDATQKGFPYDPAKAKALLAAAGYKNGVDVTALATSGSADDQALLTALQQMWGAVGVRLKIEQVDAATKTARYRAADFQMRTGAWTDDIADPSEITGYYAVSGATDAAHTGFKDDTIEKLFAQSQQETSRVKRASLYRQIQTRYANASPTIYLFETPYPVALAKNVQGFVQIPLGYNLFVGASLEK, from the coding sequence ATGAAGCGACTGACCCGTGTGACCCTTGCCCTCGCCACCGCCCTGACCCTTGGACAGACCCTGGCCGTGACCCGTGGTGGCCAACTCGTCTATGGCCGGTATGCGGACTCGCTGTTTCTGGACCCGGTGTTGAACGACGCCAACCTGGACATCTGGATCCTGACCAACCTGTACGACACGCTGCTGCAGCCGACCAACGACGGCAAGAGCGTGCAGCCGGGCCTGGCCAGCGCCTACACCGTCTCCGCCGACAAGAAGAGCATGGTGCTGACGCTGCGCCCCGGCATCAAGTTCGCCGACGGCAGCGCCATCACCGCCGCCGACGTGAAGTGGAGCCTGGACCGCGCCCGCAACCCCGACAACGGCGCCTGGAACGGCCTGCTCGAGAGCATCGCCAGCATCAGCACCCAGGGCAACACCGTCACCCTGGCCCTCAAGCACCCGGACCCGACCCTGCCGTCCGCGCTGGCGACCTTCAACGCCGCCATCATGCCGCAGAAGCTGTTCAACGCCGCCCCCGGTGCCAACGACGCGGCCAAGGCCAAAGCGTTCGCCGAGAAGCCGGTCGGCAGTGGCCCCTTCGTGCTGAGCGAGTGGAAGCGCGGCAGCTACATGGTCATGAAGCGCAACCCCTACTACTGGAAGAAGGGCTCGGACGGCAAGGCGCTGCCGTACCTGGACAGCGTGCGCTTCGAGATCATCCCGGACGACAACACCCGCATCCTGAAGCTGCAGGCGGGCGAGTTGCAGGGCGCGGAGTTCATTCCGCTCAGCCGGGTGGCCGAGCTGAAGTCCAACCCGAAGCTGAATATGGTGCTGTTCCCCTCCACCAAGGTGAACGACATCATCATGAACAACCGCCCCAAGCTCAACAACGGCGCACCCAACCCGCTGGGCGACGTGCGGGTGCGTCAGGCGCTGAACTACGCCGTGAACCGCGACGCCCTGATCCAGCTGGTGACCTTCGGCACCGGCAAGGTGATGAAGAGCTTCATGTCCAGCGCCACACCGCTCTTCGACGCCACCCAGAAGGGCTTTCCCTATGACCCGGCCAAGGCCAAGGCGCTGCTTGCGGCGGCCGGCTACAAGAACGGCGTGGACGTCACGGCCCTCGCGACCAGCGGCAGCGCGGACGATCAGGCGCTGCTGACGGCGTTGCAGCAGATGTGGGGCGCGGTGGGCGTGCGCCTCAAGATCGAGCAGGTGGACGCCGCCACCAAGACGGCCCGTTACCGTGCCGCCGACTTCCAGATGCGCACCGGCGCCTGGACCGACGACATCGCCGACCCCAGCGAGATCACCGGGTACTACGCGGTGTCGGGCGCCACCGACGCGGCGCACACCGGCTTCAAGGACGACACCATCGAGAAGCTCTTCGCGCAGAGCCAGCAGGAAACCAGCCGCGTGAAGCGCGCCAGCCTGTACCGCCAGATCCAGACGCGCTACGCCAACGCCTCGCCCACCATCTACCTGTTCGAGACGCCCTACCCGGTGGCGCTCGCCAAGAACGTGCAGGGCTTCGTGCAGATTCCGCTGGGCTACAACCTGTTCGTCGGCGCCTCCCTCGAGAAGTAA
- a CDS encoding ABC transporter permease produces the protein MHASYVLKRLLQIIPLFLAVMVLVFVLVRLIPGDPVSTLLGDRATDDIVARANKELGLDRPVIVQFGLFVLRMLHGDMGDSINLKVPVLRLIGERLPVTLFLTVYAAVLGVLMAVPLAILAAVRRNTWIDGLIRGVFQLGLSLPVFYVALQLLTLLGARLGWFPIGGYGDTFGEHLYHLFLPALTLGLNLAAVLVRTLRSSVIEVLTAEYVDFARAKGLPGRLILSRHVLRNALIGTVTLLGLNIGALIGGAVITETVFAIPGVGRLLVDAIFGRDYPVIQGLTLTFAVIVSLVFLATDLIHARLDPRIEHA, from the coding sequence ATGCACGCCAGTTATGTGCTCAAGAGGTTGCTCCAGATCATTCCGCTCTTCCTGGCCGTGATGGTGCTGGTGTTCGTGCTGGTCCGGCTGATCCCCGGCGACCCGGTCAGCACGCTGCTGGGCGACCGCGCCACCGACGACATCGTGGCGCGCGCCAACAAGGAGCTGGGCCTGGACCGCCCGGTCATCGTGCAGTTCGGGCTGTTCGTGCTGCGGATGCTGCACGGCGACATGGGCGACAGCATCAACCTGAAGGTGCCGGTGCTGCGGCTGATCGGCGAGCGGCTCCCGGTCACGCTGTTCCTGACGGTATATGCCGCCGTGCTGGGCGTGCTGATGGCGGTCCCGCTGGCGATCCTGGCGGCCGTGCGCCGCAACACCTGGATTGACGGGCTGATCCGGGGCGTGTTCCAGCTGGGCCTCTCGCTGCCGGTGTTCTACGTGGCGCTGCAGCTGCTCACGCTGCTGGGCGCGCGGCTCGGCTGGTTTCCCATCGGCGGGTACGGCGACACGTTCGGCGAGCATCTGTACCACCTGTTCCTGCCGGCCCTCACGCTGGGCCTGAACCTCGCGGCGGTGCTGGTCCGGACGCTCCGCAGCAGCGTCATCGAGGTGCTGACCGCCGAGTACGTGGACTTCGCACGCGCCAAGGGGCTGCCGGGCCGGCTGATCCTGAGCCGCCACGTGCTGAGAAACGCCCTGATCGGCACCGTCACCCTGCTGGGCCTGAACATCGGCGCCCTCATCGGCGGCGCCGTCATCACCGAGACGGTCTTCGCGATTCCCGGCGTGGGCCGGCTGCTGGTGGACGCCATCTTCGGCCGCGACTACCCGGTGATTCAGGGCCTGACCCTGACCTTCGCGGTGATCGTGTCGCTGGTGTTCCTGGCCACCGACCTGATTCACGCCCGGCTGGATCCGAGAATCGAGCACGCATGA
- a CDS encoding ABC transporter permease: MTTTLPAPAVPAAAPKRRWPKPTLLIGLLLLLLLVTAALFPGLYTRISPTDFDYQAILRPPHAAHPFGTDNFGRDVLSRVIYGTRIDLQIALFTTLFPFIFGTLLGSLTGFLGRWSDALVGRIADLVVVFPFLVLVIAIVAVLGPGLTNMYIAVSAVGWVSYWRLTRGEVMAQKRAEYAQAARVLGYSPARVLLRHLLPNAVTPAIVYLMTDMSLGILLGASLGYLGLGAQPPTPEWGVMVSDGKNFMATAWWISTFPGLALTVAGVSFSLIGDGLADLLRPRQ, translated from the coding sequence ATGACCACCACTCTTCCTGCCCCCGCGGTGCCGGCCGCCGCTCCGAAGCGGCGCTGGCCCAAACCCACCCTGCTCATCGGGTTGCTGCTGCTGCTGCTGCTCGTCACGGCGGCGCTGTTCCCCGGCCTCTACACCCGCATCAGCCCCACCGACTTCGACTACCAGGCGATTCTGCGCCCCCCCCACGCCGCCCACCCGTTCGGCACCGACAACTTCGGGCGCGACGTGCTGAGCCGGGTGATCTACGGCACGCGCATCGACCTGCAGATCGCCCTCTTCACCACCCTGTTTCCGTTCATCTTCGGCACGCTGCTCGGCTCGCTCACCGGGTTCCTGGGCCGCTGGTCCGACGCGCTGGTGGGCCGCATCGCTGACCTGGTGGTGGTGTTTCCGTTCCTGGTGCTGGTGATCGCCATCGTGGCGGTGCTGGGGCCGGGCCTCACCAACATGTACATCGCGGTCAGCGCGGTGGGCTGGGTCAGCTACTGGCGCCTCACCCGCGGCGAGGTGATGGCCCAGAAGCGCGCCGAGTACGCGCAGGCCGCCCGGGTGCTCGGGTACAGCCCGGCGCGGGTGCTGCTGCGCCACCTGCTGCCGAACGCGGTCACGCCGGCCATCGTGTACCTGATGACCGACATGAGCCTGGGCATCCTGCTGGGCGCGTCGCTCGGCTACCTGGGCCTGGGCGCCCAGCCGCCCACCCCGGAGTGGGGTGTGATGGTCTCGGACGGCAAGAACTTCATGGCCACCGCATGGTGGATCAGCACCTTCCCCGGGCTGGCGCTGACGGTGGCGGGCGTGTCGTTCAGCCTGATCGGTGACGGGCTAGCCGACCTGCTGAGGCCCCGCCAGTGA
- a CDS encoding ABC transporter ATP-binding protein, protein MSAPVTGAAPLLTVRDLDVRIPTPGGELHAVRGVNFELAQGEVLGLVGESGSGKSVTLRSLLRLHPAPIRVAGEVLYQGENLLTLPEARLRAVRGAQIGMIFQEPMTALNPVLTVGQQIMENLLEHKGLRGRAAQERAAELLDLTGIPSPRTRLADYPHQFSGGMRQRAMIAIALASEPKLLLADEPTTALDVTIQDQILRLLLRLRDEMNMGLILVTHDLGVVAQTCDRVAVMYGGRLMETAGVRELFEHPRHAYSLGLIRSLPGVGAHRQPLRPIPGGPPDLRRLPDGCTFAPRCSYSTAACLGAEPPLLRVAPQHDSACVHYDRLPATLEVSL, encoded by the coding sequence GTGAGCGCCCCGGTGACCGGCGCGGCGCCGCTGCTGACCGTCCGCGACCTGGACGTGCGCATTCCCACGCCCGGCGGAGAACTGCACGCGGTGCGCGGCGTGAACTTCGAGCTGGCCCAGGGCGAGGTGCTGGGGCTGGTGGGCGAGTCCGGCAGCGGCAAGAGCGTCACGCTGCGCTCGCTGCTGCGGCTGCATCCGGCCCCGATCCGGGTGGCGGGCGAGGTGCTGTACCAGGGCGAGAACCTGCTGACCCTGCCGGAAGCGCGGCTGAGGGCCGTGCGCGGCGCCCAGATCGGCATGATCTTTCAGGAGCCGATGACGGCGCTGAACCCGGTGCTGACGGTGGGCCAGCAGATCATGGAGAACCTGCTGGAGCACAAGGGCCTGCGCGGCCGCGCCGCTCAGGAACGCGCCGCCGAACTGCTGGACCTGACCGGCATTCCCAGCCCACGCACCCGGCTCGCGGACTACCCGCACCAGTTCTCCGGCGGGATGCGGCAGCGCGCCATGATCGCCATCGCGCTGGCCAGCGAGCCGAAGCTGCTGCTCGCCGACGAGCCGACCACCGCGCTGGACGTGACCATTCAGGACCAGATCCTGCGGCTGCTGCTGCGGCTGCGCGACGAGATGAACATGGGCCTGATCCTGGTGACCCACGATCTCGGGGTGGTGGCCCAGACCTGTGACCGGGTCGCCGTGATGTACGGTGGCCGGCTGATGGAAACGGCCGGCGTGCGTGAGCTGTTCGAGCATCCGCGCCACGCGTACTCGCTGGGCCTGATCCGCAGCCTGCCGGGGGTGGGCGCGCACCGTCAGCCGCTCCGCCCGATTCCAGGCGGACCGCCGGACCTGCGCCGCCTGCCGGACGGCTGCACCTTCGCGCCGCGCTGCAGCTACTCGACCGCCGCCTGCCTGGGCGCGGAGCCGCCGCTGCTGCGGGTGGCCCCGCAGCACGACAGCGCCTGCGTCCATTACGACCGCCTGCCCGCCACCCTGGAGGTGAGCCTGTGA